One window from the genome of Pyrobaculum ferrireducens encodes:
- a CDS encoding DUF4349 domain-containing protein, whose protein sequence is MRGRTLFLIIIAASAAVTLFVGSHLLATSAVLTSGAPRALDLRGAPSADLSTATGATPQTLTPPAPSEFKDRLEVREGYIRLIVQDLEGAESAVRRAAAAVGGYVAGSEGGLGEVRLTVKVPSDRLDQFLAMVREIGPVDQFSVKAEEVGEVYIDLWARLNSTKATERRLLELLQRAQSVDEILKVEQELKRVRSEVERLEAELRSLAGRIAYATVVVHLVGGGVSYHVTLTAEVEDVEDAVRKFVDAVAKAGRISSMQFAGREGRVEAVVATTKLAQLEAQVPGAVVERKVASAPSATGTSTVVVNFVQKKRAYSIHLVLEVDNVEEAMRRIAGMGVGRVLSAYASQQSGEVRLSVPTEEVERLEKSLPGRLVDRRVELTYAPESQLIISLRRPANPLADALGAGLSAMTTVAVWLLAALLALAPVGALAYGAYYAYNKLAKRGARGR, encoded by the coding sequence GTGAGGGGTAGAACCCTATTCCTCATAATTATCGCGGCGTCGGCCGCGGTCACCCTCTTTGTTGGCTCCCACCTCCTCGCGACGTCTGCCGTACTAACGTCGGGCGCGCCGAGGGCTCTTGACTTGCGCGGCGCCCCGTCTGCAGACTTGTCGACGGCGACCGGCGCAACTCCTCAGACCTTGACTCCACCTGCGCCGTCTGAATTCAAGGATCGTCTAGAGGTCAGGGAGGGGTACATTAGGCTTATTGTCCAGGATTTGGAGGGGGCTGAGTCGGCTGTGAGGAGGGCCGCGGCGGCTGTGGGTGGATACGTAGCGGGGAGCGAGGGTGGGCTGGGCGAGGTTAGGCTCACGGTTAAGGTGCCTAGCGATAGGCTGGATCAGTTCCTCGCCATGGTTAGGGAGATAGGCCCCGTGGACCAGTTTTCAGTGAAGGCGGAGGAGGTGGGGGAGGTGTATATCGATCTGTGGGCCCGGCTGAACTCAACGAAGGCCACGGAGCGCCGGTTGCTTGAACTGTTGCAGAGGGCGCAGAGCGTAGACGAGATTTTGAAGGTGGAGCAGGAGTTGAAGAGAGTGAGGTCAGAGGTGGAGAGGCTCGAGGCTGAGCTCAGATCTCTTGCGGGGAGGATCGCCTACGCCACGGTGGTGGTGCATCTCGTGGGCGGGGGCGTGTCCTACCACGTGACGCTGACGGCGGAGGTGGAGGACGTCGAGGACGCCGTGAGGAAGTTTGTAGACGCCGTGGCCAAGGCTGGCAGGATCAGCTCTATGCAGTTCGCGGGCAGGGAGGGGCGTGTGGAGGCTGTGGTGGCCACCACGAAGCTCGCCCAGCTGGAGGCGCAGGTCCCCGGCGCCGTGGTGGAGAGGAAAGTCGCCTCCGCCCCCTCCGCGACCGGCACGTCCACCGTCGTCGTCAACTTTGTGCAGAAGAAGAGGGCCTACTCCATACACCTCGTTTTAGAAGTCGACAACGTGGAGGAGGCCATGAGGCGCATAGCCGGGATGGGGGTGGGCAGGGTGCTGTCCGCCTACGCCTCTCAGCAGAGCGGCGAGGTGCGGCTGTCTGTGCCTACAGAAGAGGTCGAGAGGCTGGAGAAGTCTCTGCCCGGCAGGCTGGTGGACAGGAGGGTGGAGCTCACATACGCCCCGGAGTCCCAGCTCATAATTTCGCTACGTAGACCCGCGAACCCCCTGGCAGACGCGCTGGGGGCCGGACTGTCGGCGATGACGACGGTGGCTGTGTGGCTACTGGCGGCGTTGCTGGCGCTGGCGCCAGTCGGGGCGCTGGCCTACGGGGCCTACTACGCCTATAACAAGCTGGCTAAGAGAGGCGCGAGGGGCCGCTAG
- a CDS encoding V-type ATP synthase subunit B, with translation MLSPVVSYTTVREVKGPLIVIEKTRGVAYGEVGEVVGPDGEPRRVQVIEVGTDYAVAQVLGGTLGLPAKGSTVRFYGKTLKMPVSEQLIGRILDGKGQPRDHMPLPPPEDFRDVNGEPLNPYSREYPEEPIETGISAIDGLYTLVRGQKLPIFSGTGLPHNLMAAQVVRQSTVRGSEEGFAVVFVGVGIKTEEALFFMDEFRKTGALRRAVAVLNLASDPVAERILAPRVGLTIAEYLAWQLGYHVLVVITDMTNYCEGLRELSSGRGELPGRRGYPGYMYTDLATIYERAGKAHGRKGSVTQFPILTMPHDDITHPIPDLTGYITEGQLVLSRAMWGKGIYPPFDVIMSLSRLAKDAIGEGKTREDHKDVANTLIAAYSKALEIRNLATLVGERNLGWRERRYLRFADAFEQKFIKQGYYERRSFEETLDIGWDVMSILPEDELTNARPQITQKFYRRHIFESVQV, from the coding sequence ATGCTGTCGCCGGTAGTTTCCTACACCACTGTGAGGGAGGTGAAGGGCCCCCTTATAGTTATTGAGAAGACGAGGGGCGTGGCCTACGGGGAGGTGGGCGAGGTGGTTGGGCCAGACGGCGAGCCGAGGAGGGTTCAGGTAATCGAGGTGGGGACGGACTACGCAGTGGCCCAGGTGCTCGGCGGTACCCTGGGCCTCCCGGCGAAGGGCTCGACGGTGAGGTTCTACGGCAAGACGCTTAAGATGCCCGTGTCCGAGCAGTTGATTGGGAGGATTCTAGACGGCAAGGGCCAGCCGAGGGATCACATGCCTCTGCCGCCGCCCGAGGACTTCAGAGACGTAAACGGGGAGCCTCTCAACCCCTACTCCCGGGAGTACCCGGAGGAGCCTATCGAGACGGGCATCTCGGCGATAGACGGCCTCTACACACTGGTGAGGGGGCAGAAGTTGCCGATTTTCTCCGGCACCGGCCTCCCCCACAACCTAATGGCTGCGCAGGTGGTGAGGCAGTCCACGGTCAGGGGGAGTGAGGAGGGCTTCGCCGTCGTCTTTGTCGGCGTCGGCATCAAGACGGAGGAGGCCCTCTTCTTCATGGACGAGTTTAGGAAGACAGGCGCCCTCAGGAGGGCGGTGGCCGTCCTCAACCTGGCCTCGGACCCGGTGGCGGAGCGCATCCTCGCCCCGCGCGTGGGGCTCACCATCGCGGAGTACCTCGCGTGGCAACTGGGCTACCACGTCCTGGTCGTCATTACGGACATGACTAACTACTGCGAGGGGTTGAGGGAGCTTTCCTCGGGCCGCGGCGAGCTTCCCGGCAGGAGGGGCTACCCCGGCTATATGTATACAGACCTGGCGACGATATACGAGAGGGCTGGGAAGGCGCATGGGAGGAAGGGCTCGGTGACCCAGTTCCCCATCTTGACCATGCCCCACGACGACATTACCCACCCCATTCCAGACCTCACCGGCTACATAACCGAGGGCCAGCTGGTGCTCAGCCGCGCCATGTGGGGCAAGGGGATCTACCCGCCCTTCGACGTCATCATGTCGCTGAGCCGCCTCGCCAAAGACGCAATCGGCGAGGGGAAGACCAGGGAGGATCACAAAGACGTGGCCAACACCCTAATCGCAGCCTACTCCAAAGCCCTCGAGATTAGAAACCTCGCCACGTTGGTGGGCGAGAGGAACCTCGGCTGGAGGGAGCGCAGGTACCTCCGCTTCGCCGACGCCTTCGAGCAGAAGTTCATAAAACAGGGGTACTACGAGAGGCGTAGCTTCGAGGAGACGCTGGACATAGGCTGGGACGTCATGTCTATTCTGCCGGAGGACGAGCTGACCAACGCCAGGCCGCAGATAACCCAGAAGTTCTACCGCAGACACATCTTTGAGAGCGTACAGGTTTAG
- a CDS encoding NAD(P)-dependent oxidoreductase codes for MKVGVVGLGLMGGPMAMHLHKAGLLAAVYNRTRSKAEPFEKLGVYVAQSPADLAGRVDVVIVMVSDAPDVEHVLFGPGGVVEGARPGLVVVDMSTNSPEWARRFAERLARHGVEFIDAPVTGGQKGAVEGTLTIMVGGREELFKRLLPVFQAFGRNIVYVGPVGYGQAMKLVNQVVVALNTVAMVEGLRLAKALGLDMEKVAQVLTGGAARSGSIELYLPKLLRGDLSPGFKAVHLKKDLGYVMELANKANLYLPATAMALELYKKMVEKGLGELGTHALGEVY; via the coding sequence ATGAAAGTAGGGGTCGTGGGGCTGGGACTCATGGGTGGGCCCATGGCTATGCATCTACACAAGGCGGGCCTCCTCGCCGCGGTTTACAACAGGACTAGGTCGAAGGCGGAGCCCTTCGAGAAGTTAGGCGTCTACGTCGCCCAGTCGCCGGCAGACCTGGCGGGGAGGGTCGACGTGGTTATCGTAATGGTGTCAGACGCCCCGGACGTGGAGCACGTCCTCTTCGGCCCCGGCGGCGTGGTGGAGGGCGCCAGGCCCGGCTTGGTTGTCGTGGACATGTCGACGAACTCGCCTGAGTGGGCGCGGCGGTTTGCCGAGAGGCTGGCCCGCCACGGGGTGGAGTTTATTGACGCCCCGGTCACCGGCGGCCAGAAGGGCGCTGTTGAGGGCACCTTGACTATTATGGTGGGGGGCAGGGAGGAGTTGTTTAAGAGGCTTCTCCCGGTTTTCCAAGCCTTCGGCAGAAACATCGTCTACGTCGGCCCGGTGGGGTACGGCCAGGCGATGAAGCTGGTGAACCAGGTGGTCGTCGCGCTGAATACCGTGGCCATGGTGGAGGGACTCAGACTGGCCAAGGCCCTAGGCCTAGACATGGAGAAGGTGGCGCAGGTTTTGACGGGCGGGGCGGCGAGGTCCGGCTCCATAGAGCTCTACCTCCCGAAACTGCTGAGGGGCGACCTCTCGCCGGGTTTCAAAGCCGTCCACCTAAAGAAAGACCTAGGCTACGTAATGGAGTTGGCGAATAAAGCGAACCTATACCTCCCAGCCACTGCCATGGCCCTCGAGCTCTATAAAAAGATGGTGGAGAAGGGACTAGGTGAATTAGGTACTCACGCTCTTGGCGAAGTTTACTAG
- a CDS encoding CaiB/BaiF CoA transferase family protein, with protein sequence MNYFDVIVTFFKNPIDSKPLEGVKVVEFAHYILGPNIPRLLAQLGAEVVKVEPPPRGDRWKYASMWGGRGFFKGMRIDYLYLNSNKYFLGLDFRSEKGRELMLELVKRADIFVENMEPGTLDRYGLGYLQLREVNPRLIYVSASGYGQFGPLHKLPSYDIIGQAESGIMDTTGWEEGEVNELYRLPDYPGDWLPSTMAVSAVIAALIYRVKSGRGQYIDLSQAASLQRFMYHFVYMSATGRRMGRSGFFDPFAVVSGVFKTADGKFVAVAAMTERQAKALAEVVPGLAEAVGDKWRSYKALAEWVAKMTLGDVLDVCKKLGVPAQPVMNDFDVVSDPWRWERGSVVKIVDRLYGEIVVPGPVVKMAGVDLDVKWVARPVGYHNKLVLKKWLGYGAEEVDELVKRGVLGYWDGQIGNTPPPGWRAEDDPVYLGERDEV encoded by the coding sequence ATGAATTACTTTGACGTTATAGTGACATTTTTTAAAAATCCTATAGATAGCAAGCCACTAGAGGGGGTTAAAGTTGTAGAGTTTGCCCACTACATACTGGGGCCCAACATCCCGCGCCTACTTGCGCAATTGGGGGCAGAAGTGGTTAAGGTAGAGCCCCCACCTAGGGGTGACAGGTGGAAATACGCATCTATGTGGGGCGGTAGGGGGTTTTTCAAAGGCATGAGAATTGACTACCTTTACCTCAACTCCAACAAGTACTTCCTGGGTCTTGACTTTAGGTCGGAGAAGGGCCGAGAGTTGATGCTTGAGCTCGTGAAGAGGGCAGATATCTTTGTGGAGAATATGGAACCCGGCACGCTGGATCGCTACGGCTTGGGCTACCTACAGCTGAGGGAGGTAAACCCCAGGCTCATATATGTAAGCGCCAGCGGCTACGGGCAGTTTGGCCCTCTCCACAAGTTGCCAAGTTACGACATAATTGGCCAGGCTGAGTCGGGTATTATGGACACAACCGGGTGGGAGGAGGGCGAGGTGAATGAGCTGTACAGACTGCCCGACTACCCTGGCGATTGGCTACCCTCAACCATGGCTGTAAGCGCCGTGATCGCCGCGTTGATATACCGAGTAAAAAGCGGCAGAGGCCAATACATAGATCTCTCCCAAGCGGCTAGCCTCCAGCGGTTTATGTACCACTTTGTATATATGTCGGCCACGGGCAGGAGGATGGGGAGAAGCGGCTTTTTCGACCCCTTTGCTGTGGTATCCGGCGTATTTAAAACTGCCGACGGCAAGTTCGTCGCCGTGGCGGCAATGACCGAGCGCCAAGCAAAAGCACTCGCAGAAGTTGTTCCCGGCCTTGCAGAGGCTGTTGGAGATAAGTGGAGGAGCTACAAGGCCCTAGCCGAGTGGGTTGCGAAGATGACGCTGGGGGATGTCTTAGACGTATGTAAAAAGCTGGGGGTACCTGCGCAACCTGTAATGAACGACTTTGACGTGGTGAGTGATCCATGGAGGTGGGAAAGGGGTTCGGTGGTCAAGATAGTAGATAGGCTGTATGGAGAGATCGTGGTGCCCGGGCCGGTTGTTAAGATGGCAGGCGTTGACTTAGACGTGAAGTGGGTAGCAAGGCCCGTGGGGTACCACAACAAGCTGGTGCTTAAGAAGTGGCTTGGGTACGGCGCAGAGGAGGTAGACGAGCTAGTGAAGAGAGGCGTATTGGGCTATTGGGATGGCCAGATAGGCAATACGCCGCCGCCCGGCTGGCGGGCCGAGGATGACCCTGTATACCTCGGCGAGAGGGACGAGGTATGA
- a CDS encoding CoA transferase codes for MMEREATLKELFRPEGKPVALEGVKVLEICGVNFGCMIAGSLLQELGAEVYTLFDEEAAKITAEGVYIEGVGIPYFVEGRGKRRVTWGEVSSLLPTVDILIDGLGPGKLAERGVGYPQLAEKYPYLIYVAVSPFGHFPTQKSREYANMPDSDLTGQAYNGYMAMLGNPSLPEPYSYPLRAGIWLSWAFTGAAVALGALAAYWQRLKTGKGRFVDVATNDVLSVVHPYQVGAGFILGRGRRRSPTIDANLHVTYTTAKAKDRFVAIATVIWPEIEAFFEIIGRPDLAEKWREAMTKVEERPEELHRLEKEVFNIVAQIPSDELIRRSREKGRPPIAVVKTLEEVAAQEHWHMRRAIMQVDCRGKRLLMPGTPYVLSETPGRANQPC; via the coding sequence ATGATGGAGAGAGAAGCCACTTTGAAAGAGTTGTTTAGGCCGGAGGGCAAGCCCGTAGCGCTTGAGGGGGTCAAGGTACTGGAGATATGTGGTGTGAACTTCGGCTGTATGATCGCGGGCTCGCTTCTCCAGGAGCTGGGCGCTGAGGTCTACACGCTCTTCGACGAGGAGGCGGCGAAGATCACCGCAGAGGGCGTATATATAGAGGGGGTAGGCATCCCGTATTTCGTCGAGGGGCGCGGCAAGAGGAGGGTGACGTGGGGGGAGGTGTCATCCTTACTGCCGACGGTTGATATATTAATAGACGGATTAGGGCCTGGCAAGCTGGCGGAGAGGGGGGTGGGCTATCCCCAGCTCGCAGAAAAGTACCCGTATCTAATCTACGTCGCGGTTTCTCCCTTTGGCCACTTCCCGACGCAGAAATCAAGAGAGTATGCAAACATGCCTGACTCAGATCTCACGGGACAGGCGTACAACGGCTATATGGCCATGCTCGGAAACCCAAGCCTTCCGGAGCCCTACTCCTACCCATTGAGAGCAGGAATCTGGCTTTCGTGGGCTTTTACAGGCGCCGCGGTTGCGCTGGGGGCCCTGGCGGCTTACTGGCAGAGGCTCAAGACAGGAAAGGGACGTTTCGTAGACGTAGCTACAAACGACGTGTTGTCCGTAGTCCACCCATATCAAGTCGGCGCTGGGTTTATCCTTGGGAGGGGCAGGAGGAGATCGCCGACCATCGACGCTAATCTACACGTCACCTACACTACTGCAAAGGCAAAAGATCGCTTCGTGGCCATTGCCACGGTGATATGGCCAGAAATCGAGGCGTTCTTCGAAATAATTGGCAGGCCTGACCTCGCCGAGAAGTGGAGAGAGGCAATGACTAAGGTGGAAGAGAGGCCAGAGGAGCTCCACAGACTTGAGAAAGAGGTTTTTAACATCGTTGCGCAGATACCATCTGACGAGTTGATTAGGCGTAGCCGCGAGAAGGGAAGGCCCCCCATTGCCGTGGTTAAGACCCTAGAGGAGGTAGCGGCTCAGGAACACTGGCACATGAGACGCGCCATCATGCAGGTTGACTGCAGAGGCAAGCGGTTATTAATGCCGGGCACCCCCTACGTCCTCTCGGAGACGCCGGGCAGAGCTAATCAGCCCTGTTGA
- a CDS encoding GNAT family N-acetyltransferase has translation MLTFRKAREEDVAEIVAFTMDTWEWGDYIPRVIGRWVADGNAYVALLDGGIAAVASMLLVGKSAYLRGLRVRPDLRGRGIGEAMTRFLVDEARRAGASIATLLVAEWNGPSHNLVRKVGFKARLYIYGGRPAGGRGGRCLEGAEAYEALAEALGRSRGYACLPDEPWVCTAVTPWELLARGRPCLGESLYIGRFSFGAAQGNPDQDVTSLSPEGYRERYAAHVLYSMEL, from the coding sequence ATGCTCACTTTTAGGAAGGCGAGGGAGGAGGACGTCGCCGAGATCGTGGCCTTCACAATGGACACGTGGGAGTGGGGCGACTACATCCCGAGGGTAATTGGGCGGTGGGTGGCCGACGGCAACGCCTACGTGGCGCTTCTGGACGGCGGGATCGCCGCGGTTGCCTCTATGTTGCTAGTGGGGAAGTCGGCCTACCTCCGGGGCCTCAGGGTTAGGCCCGATCTGAGGGGCAGAGGCATTGGGGAGGCCATGACGAGGTTTCTGGTGGACGAGGCGAGGCGGGCCGGCGCGTCTATAGCCACCCTCCTAGTGGCGGAGTGGAACGGCCCAAGCCACAACTTGGTGAGGAAGGTGGGCTTCAAGGCCCGGCTGTATATCTACGGCGGGAGGCCGGCGGGGGGCCGGGGCGGCAGGTGTCTGGAGGGCGCCGAGGCCTACGAGGCGCTGGCCGAGGCCCTTGGGCGTAGCAGGGGCTACGCCTGCCTCCCCGACGAGCCTTGGGTCTGCACCGCCGTGACTCCGTGGGAGCTACTGGCGCGGGGCAGGCCGTGTCTCGGCGAGTCGCTGTATATAGGCAGGTTCTCCTTCGGCGCCGCCCAGGGCAACCCCGATCAAGACGTCACATCCCTAAGCCCGGAGGGATACAGAGAGCGCTACGCCGCCCACGTCCTGTACTCAATGGAGCTTTAA
- a CDS encoding tRNA pseudouridine synthase A (mediates pseudouridylation (positions 38, 39, 40) at the tRNA anticodon region which contributes to the structural stability), with amino-acid sequence MPYLYRIAYDGTLFYGFTGHPNSLEPRLKAAFGEILGKGSRTDPGVSAVANAVLAPQKLHIGYVNSKLPRGVWAWAVAEVPPGFNPRRAKRRRYLYVAPHWGEDVDVMRDAAKLLAGTHDYSSFIQRRGDKTTPTITTVESIDVELRGPLIYLHFAGRGFRNKMIRKMAWAILATGRGVLRLEDVEDLLKRPRPGAVPSAPAEGLLLLDIEYDVEFQVDLAALRKAYTYFLEKYRYATAHAAALKAAGEALAMWER; translated from the coding sequence ATGCCTTACCTATACCGCATCGCCTACGACGGCACACTCTTTTATGGATTTACGGGCCACCCCAACTCCCTGGAGCCCCGGCTGAAGGCGGCCTTCGGCGAGATACTGGGCAAAGGTAGCAGGACAGACCCCGGCGTATCCGCAGTAGCCAACGCGGTGCTGGCCCCCCAGAAGCTACACATCGGCTACGTCAACTCGAAGCTTCCGAGAGGCGTCTGGGCGTGGGCCGTGGCAGAGGTGCCCCCGGGCTTCAACCCCAGGCGGGCCAAGAGGAGGCGATATCTATACGTCGCCCCGCACTGGGGCGAGGACGTCGACGTCATGCGGGACGCCGCCAAGCTCCTCGCCGGCACCCACGACTACAGCTCTTTTATACAGCGCCGCGGAGACAAGACCACGCCAACCATAACCACCGTGGAGAGTATAGACGTGGAGCTGAGGGGCCCCCTCATATACCTACACTTCGCGGGGAGGGGCTTTAGAAACAAGATGATCCGCAAGATGGCATGGGCAATTCTAGCCACGGGCCGCGGCGTCTTGAGGCTAGAGGATGTAGAAGACCTCCTGAAGAGGCCAAGGCCAGGCGCGGTGCCCAGCGCCCCGGCGGAGGGGCTCTTGTTGCTGGACATTGAGTACGACGTGGAGTTCCAAGTCGACCTAGCCGCCCTCAGAAAAGCCTACACATACTTCCTAGAGAAGTATAGATACGCAACAGCCCACGCCGCGGCGCTGAAGGCCGCGGGCGAGGCACTGGCCATGTGGGAGAGGTAG